One window of Athalia rosae chromosome 2, iyAthRosa1.1, whole genome shotgun sequence genomic DNA carries:
- the LOC105692127 gene encoding PSME3-interacting protein isoform X2, with amino-acid sequence MSSGFISEAEISEQRKLRQQEWDRVRSADQPLEAPEESYDPRSLYERLQEQKGKRELEYEEAHKLKNMIKGLDDDEVEFLDLVDRTKLEEERKKNLEEEKEMRDFKAAVASLQEKSLDERLKQELKHPPTTNKNVSSGSGRNSQLRLLAGAVVKKSGKQPSGSDAPTKGTKRKLSETEEDSTVPKTKDCSGQVVENVENSDKQSNNTETETKTLIDGVRVQKEDNLTGGMKCIGILPGLGSYQHSSDSEASSDSDEELEQSK; translated from the exons ATGAGTTCTGGGTTTATATCTGAGGCTGAAATCAgcgaacaacgaaaattacggCAGCAGGAATGGGACCGTGTAAGATCGGCTGACCAACCATTAG AGGCACCAGAGGAGTCTTATGATCCAAGATCGTTATATGAACGTTTACAAGAACAAAAAGGCAAACGTGAATTAGAATATGAAGAAGCACATAAGCTCA AAAACATGATTAAAGGCCTTGATGACGATGAGGTCGAATTTCTTGATTTAGTCGATCGTACAAAACTTgaagaggaacgaaaaaaaaacttggaagaagaaaaagagatgagaGATTTCAAAGCAGCTGTTGCATCCTTACAAGAAAAATCATTAGATGAAAGATTGAAACAGGAATTGAAACACCCACCGACAACCAACAAAAATGTATCTAGTGGAAG TGGAAGAAATTCACAGTTGAGGTTGTTAGCTGGAGCTGTTGttaaaaaatcgggaaaacaGCCAAGTG gAAGCGATGCTCCGACTAAAGGAACCAAACGAAAGCTTTCTGAAACTGAAGAGGATAGTACAGTGCCAAAAACCAAAGACTGTTCTGGTCAGGTTGTGGAGAACGTAGAAAATTCTGACAAGCAATCAAACAATACTGAAACTGAAACTAAGACTCTGATAGATGGTGTAAGAGTTCAGAAGGAAGATAACCTCACTGGTGGGATGAAGTGCATCGGAATACTACCTGGACTTGGTTCCTATCAACATTCAAGTGACAGCGAAGCCAGTTCCGATTCAGATGAAGAACTCGAACAGTCTAA ATAG
- the LOC105692127 gene encoding PSME3-interacting protein isoform X1, with product MSSGFISEAEISEQRKLRQQEWDRVRSADQPLEAPEESYDPRSLYERLQEQKGKRELEYEEAHKLKNMIKGLDDDEVEFLDLVDRTKLEEERKKNLEEEKEMRDFKAAVASLQEKSLDERLKQELKHPPTTNKNVSSGSGRNSQLRLLAGAVVKKSGKQPSGSDAPTKGTKRKLSETEEDSTVPKTKDCSGQVVENVENSDKQSNNTETETKTLIDGVRVQKEDNLTGGMKCIGILPGLGSYQHSSDSEASSDSDEELEQSKYDLLGRKIEIKTSKDKDES from the exons ATGAGTTCTGGGTTTATATCTGAGGCTGAAATCAgcgaacaacgaaaattacggCAGCAGGAATGGGACCGTGTAAGATCGGCTGACCAACCATTAG AGGCACCAGAGGAGTCTTATGATCCAAGATCGTTATATGAACGTTTACAAGAACAAAAAGGCAAACGTGAATTAGAATATGAAGAAGCACATAAGCTCA AAAACATGATTAAAGGCCTTGATGACGATGAGGTCGAATTTCTTGATTTAGTCGATCGTACAAAACTTgaagaggaacgaaaaaaaaacttggaagaagaaaaagagatgagaGATTTCAAAGCAGCTGTTGCATCCTTACAAGAAAAATCATTAGATGAAAGATTGAAACAGGAATTGAAACACCCACCGACAACCAACAAAAATGTATCTAGTGGAAG TGGAAGAAATTCACAGTTGAGGTTGTTAGCTGGAGCTGTTGttaaaaaatcgggaaaacaGCCAAGTG gAAGCGATGCTCCGACTAAAGGAACCAAACGAAAGCTTTCTGAAACTGAAGAGGATAGTACAGTGCCAAAAACCAAAGACTGTTCTGGTCAGGTTGTGGAGAACGTAGAAAATTCTGACAAGCAATCAAACAATACTGAAACTGAAACTAAGACTCTGATAGATGGTGTAAGAGTTCAGAAGGAAGATAACCTCACTGGTGGGATGAAGTGCATCGGAATACTACCTGGACTTGGTTCCTATCAACATTCAAGTGACAGCGAAGCCAGTTCCGATTCAGATGAAGAACTCGAACAGTCTAAGTACGACCTTTTAGGACGAAAGATAGAGATTAAGACTTCCAAAGACAAGGACGAAAGCTAG
- the LOC125500001 gene encoding uncharacterized protein LOC125500001: MPGGTVRVENSPIEQRYSCWVEGVTWNRSRGCRVDVGGGGTVFTERILSCTRFARKNLRILFVTVVEKLRTSRLHRAWVEGEELVHGYALACDRRIYEMRKRSSFDPQVAA; encoded by the exons ATGCCCGGAGGAACCGTGAGAGTAGAGA ACTCACCGATAGAACAAAGATATTCCTGTTGGGTCGAAGGGGTCACTTGGAATAGGTCGCGAGGTTGTCGGGTGGATGTTGGTGGTGGTGGGACCGTCTTCACGGAGCGGATCTTGTCGTGCACGCGGTTTGCAAGAAAG AACTTACGAATCCTCTTCGTTACGGTCGTTGAGAAGCTGCGTACATCTAGACTCCATAGAGCGTGGGTGGAGGGCGAAGAACTTGTACACGGATACGCGCTCGCCTGCGACAGAAGAATATACGAAATGAGGAAACGATCATCGTTCGATCCGCAGGTGGCGGCGTAA